One segment of Paraburkholderia bonniea DNA contains the following:
- a CDS encoding DUF1840 domain-containing protein, with amino-acid sequence MLITFKCHAAPDVMMLENLAQYLVGIIGKRLGERGVITHDELPAAIAKLESAINTDKQHRAESDGHFHEGEEGHEHHEIPLGLAQRAFPFLDMLRAAQKENADIVWGL; translated from the coding sequence ATGCTGATTACTTTCAAATGCCACGCCGCGCCGGACGTGATGATGCTGGAAAATCTGGCGCAGTATCTGGTTGGCATTATTGGCAAGCGTCTGGGTGAGCGCGGTGTGATTACTCATGACGAACTGCCCGCCGCGATCGCCAAACTCGAAAGCGCGATCAACACCGACAAGCAGCACCGGGCCGAAAGCGATGGTCATTTTCATGAAGGCGAAGAGGGCCACGAGCACCACGAAATTCCACTGGGCCTCGCGCAACGTGCCTTTCCATTTCTCGACATGCTGCGCGCAGCGCAAAAAGAAAACGCGGATATCGTCTGGGGTCTTTGA